From Pseudanabaena sp. PCC 6802, one genomic window encodes:
- a CDS encoding MarR family transcriptional regulator has product MKNTFLSRFTPSMMSPEALEAIFVQRHQLVEELIDAIRTSALTANKHFRLLVGGRGMGKTHTIALIYHRIAAMADLRDKLLIAWLREEEWGVSSFLDLLLRIFRALEQAYPDEYKSKLKQKVEELYQFPEQAQYRAEKLLREFAGDRVLLLLMENLDDIFAGLGDIGQKQLRAYIQNNSFITILATTQSLFHGVTHKDSPFYGFFYPHHLEELSLEDAVTLLQHIAKLEEDKELESFIQSRAGHNRIKTIHYLAGGNHRVYVIFAEFLTRKSLDELVEPFMKTLDELTPYYQARMAWLSQQQRKIVEFLCDRRHPVPVKEIALRCFISHQTASSQLKDLRDKGYVRAETIGRESFYELREVLMRFCLEVKKQRGEPISLFVDFLRSWYTQDELQQRLERLSMKNAERQLECDYIKMALQEREEKKEDPRIAAYKREYQNCYDKENYEMALQNAEKLIGLRGDLEDWLCKGASLAFLHQWKETLAFCSQAIELYPNEQLFWTIQAWSLDKLQYYDEALSSWDKAIELTPADSRLWMFRGHELSNMQRYEEALSSYDCAIEINLNYSWAYSSRGFLLRKLQRYEEALAAFNKSIELGCIESLVFLECAIVLLELNRWDEGIQALNLLSDEDIKIMDIYLIIQKLFDSKHDASFWQNRIQTLIELYDNHQITSALGQGIVHNIPTLMSEMVSDKTARTWLEVWQELTGDRPEFQIPLRLLNAAVRYRETKGDRRVLLELPIEERNLLEPLLKQAESKPT; this is encoded by the coding sequence ATGAAAAACACATTCCTCTCAAGATTTACGCCCAGCATGATGTCGCCAGAAGCTCTGGAGGCGATCTTCGTGCAAAGACATCAGTTAGTAGAAGAACTAATCGATGCAATTCGGACTAGCGCGCTGACTGCAAATAAGCATTTTCGGCTCTTAGTGGGTGGGCGAGGTATGGGTAAAACGCATACAATTGCCCTGATTTACCACCGCATCGCAGCGATGGCAGACTTGAGAGACAAATTACTAATCGCATGGCTGAGAGAGGAAGAATGGGGTGTTTCGTCTTTTTTGGATTTACTATTGCGGATATTTCGCGCCCTCGAACAAGCTTATCCAGATGAGTATAAATCTAAGCTAAAGCAGAAAGTTGAGGAGCTTTATCAGTTTCCAGAACAGGCACAATATAGGGCAGAAAAGTTATTGCGCGAATTTGCAGGCGATCGCGTTTTGCTACTGTTAATGGAAAATTTAGACGATATTTTTGCAGGTTTAGGGGATATCGGCCAAAAGCAACTGAGAGCTTATATCCAGAATAATTCGTTTATCACTATTTTAGCAACGACGCAGAGTTTATTTCATGGCGTTACGCACAAAGATTCCCCTTTCTATGGGTTTTTCTATCCCCACCACTTAGAGGAGCTTAGTTTGGAAGATGCCGTCACTTTATTACAACACATCGCTAAGTTAGAGGAGGATAAAGAATTAGAATCATTCATCCAAAGTAGGGCAGGACATAATCGCATTAAAACCATCCATTATCTTGCAGGAGGAAATCACCGCGTCTATGTCATCTTTGCCGAATTCCTGACGCGAAAATCGCTAGATGAGTTGGTGGAACCATTCATGAAAACTTTGGACGAACTGACTCCCTATTATCAAGCTCGAATGGCGTGGTTATCGCAACAGCAGAGGAAAATCGTTGAGTTTCTATGCGATCGCCGCCATCCCGTCCCCGTCAAAGAAATAGCACTGCGTTGCTTTATCAGCCACCAAACCGCATCGAGCCAACTAAAGGATTTACGCGACAAGGGATATGTCAGAGCTGAAACAATTGGTCGCGAATCTTTTTACGAACTGCGAGAAGTTTTAATGCGCTTTTGCCTTGAAGTCAAGAAGCAACGCGGAGAGCCAATATCTTTATTCGTAGATTTTTTGCGCAGTTGGTATACGCAGGATGAGCTGCAACAGAGATTGGAAAGATTGAGCATGAAAAATGCCGAACGTCAGTTGGAGTGCGATTATATCAAGATGGCACTTCAAGAAAGGGAAGAGAAAAAAGAAGATCCTCGCATAGCAGCTTACAAGCGAGAATATCAAAATTGCTACGATAAAGAAAATTATGAAATGGCGCTGCAAAATGCTGAAAAACTGATAGGACTTCGAGGCGATCTTGAGGACTGGCTGTGTAAAGGAGCTAGTTTGGCGTTTCTCCATCAATGGAAGGAGACCTTAGCGTTTTGTTCGCAAGCGATCGAACTTTACCCAAATGAGCAGCTTTTTTGGACAATCCAAGCATGGTCATTGGATAAACTGCAATACTATGATGAGGCTTTGTCCTCTTGGGATAAAGCAATCGAACTTACCCCAGCCGATTCACGGTTATGGATGTTTCGGGGCCATGAACTGAGTAACATGCAACGCTATGAAGAAGCTTTGTCATCATACGATTGTGCGATTGAAATCAACCTTAATTATAGTTGGGCTTATTCGTCACGGGGCTTTTTGCTAAGAAAATTACAACGTTATGAGGAAGCTTTAGCTGCTTTTAATAAATCCATAGAACTAGGATGTATCGAATCTCTAGTTTTCCTTGAATGCGCTATTGTATTGTTAGAATTAAATCGCTGGGATGAGGGAATCCAAGCGTTAAATCTTCTAAGTGATGAAGATATAAAAATAATGGATATATACCTCATTATTCAAAAGCTATTTGATAGTAAGCATGATGCGTCATTTTGGCAAAATCGGATTCAAACACTCATCGAACTGTACGACAACCACCAGATTACCTCAGCATTAGGCCAAGGGATCGTCCATAATATTCCCACATTGATGTCAGAGATGGTCAGCGATAAAACTGCTCGGACATGGTTGGAAGTATGGCAAGAATTAACGGGCGATCGCCCCGAATTTCAAATTCCTTTGCGCCTGCTCAATGCGGCTGTGCGCTACCGAGAGACAAAGGGCGATCGCCGCGTTTTGTTAGAGCTTCCCATTGAGGAACGTAACTTGCTAGAACCTTTGCTGAAACAAGCGGAGTCGAAGCCAACCTGA
- the argJ gene encoding bifunctional ornithine acetyltransferase/N-acetylglutamate synthase — protein sequence MADWHEIPGGVTAAKGYKATGIKAGLKPSGAPDLALISSDASAIAAGVFTTSQVRAACVDFNLQVLQSSTMVRAILCNAGQANASTGDEGWRNAVETAELVQKTMGITDAVLVASTGVIGRQLDMDRMRAGIPQAIAALAPDGSDAASKAIVTTDLVTKSFALEATFDGQPVRVGGICKGSGMIHPNMATMLAFVTCDAAVSPVLWQSMVSRAAEQSFNQITVDGDTSPNDMLLALNNGQSLTAGITDANSPAAQRLEAMLTEVCVQLAKAIARDGEGATCLIEINVTGAGDRAAARAIARTIAGSSLVKSAVFGRDPNWGRIAAAAGRAGVKFDKNQLNIQLGDFVMMADGVPQEFDRDAASNYLKSDTVAIGVSVGNGPGRGTAWGCDLSYDYVRINAEYTT from the coding sequence ATGGCAGATTGGCATGAAATTCCTGGCGGGGTGACGGCAGCGAAGGGCTATAAGGCTACGGGAATTAAAGCTGGGCTGAAACCATCGGGTGCTCCGGATCTGGCACTGATTAGTTCCGACGCGAGCGCGATCGCGGCGGGGGTGTTTACAACTTCGCAGGTTAGAGCCGCTTGCGTGGATTTTAACTTGCAAGTATTGCAGTCCAGCACAATGGTACGCGCAATTTTGTGTAATGCCGGGCAGGCCAATGCCAGTACGGGCGATGAAGGCTGGCGCAATGCCGTCGAGACGGCGGAACTGGTGCAGAAAACCATGGGTATAACCGATGCCGTCCTGGTGGCATCTACAGGCGTAATTGGCAGGCAGTTAGACATGGATCGGATGCGAGCGGGGATTCCACAGGCGATCGCCGCCCTGGCACCCGATGGCAGCGATGCCGCATCGAAGGCGATCGTCACTACGGATCTGGTGACAAAATCATTTGCGCTCGAAGCTACGTTTGACGGGCAGCCAGTTCGGGTTGGCGGTATCTGCAAGGGTTCGGGCATGATCCACCCAAATATGGCAACGATGCTGGCATTTGTCACCTGCGATGCGGCGGTGTCGCCCGTCCTGTGGCAGTCGATGGTGAGTCGCGCCGCCGAGCAAAGCTTTAACCAAATTACCGTCGATGGCGATACCAGCCCCAACGATATGTTACTGGCACTCAACAACGGACAGTCCCTCACGGCTGGGATTACGGATGCAAATTCCCCCGCCGCCCAAAGGCTAGAAGCAATGCTGACCGAAGTCTGCGTTCAACTTGCCAAAGCGATCGCTCGCGATGGTGAAGGCGCTACCTGTCTGATTGAAATTAACGTCACTGGTGCGGGCGATCGCGCCGCCGCCCGAGCGATTGCCCGCACGATCGCCGGTTCGTCATTGGTGAAATCCGCTGTATTTGGACGCGATCCCAACTGGGGTAGAATTGCCGCCGCCGCTGGGAGGGCGGGTGTAAAGTTTGATAAAAACCAACTAAATATTCAACTGGGCGACTTTGTGATGATGGCGGACGGCGTACCGCAAGAATTTGACCGCGATGCCGCTAGTAATTATCTGAAAAGCGATACCGTTGCGATCGGGGTTAGTGTCGGTAACGGGCCTGGCAGGGGCACGGCCTGGGGCTGCGATCTAAGCTATGATTACGTCAGAATCAACGCAGAATATACGACTTAG
- a CDS encoding ABC exporter membrane fusion protein, translated as METKLETKPKQSGAKIPNYWVISLIVLGTALLGFSAYYAITRAGNASQTAPATLPVSEPKTPPAVSALGRLEPQGETIKVAPPSALGSSRISRLLVKEGDRVQKDQVIALLDSYERTLAAVKQAESQVAVRQSIVEQVKAGAKTGDIEAQRANMMSRKANLARWQNELEIAKSDLQRYEMLVKDGAASEFQRDSYMLKVKSLTGQIAQANEDIAQAENLLNSVAEVRPTDVRVAEAQLASAIADLEKAKADLVLTAVRAPIAGQVLKIHAKSGEAVNTNNGVLELGNTSQMYVVAEVYETDIGKVKVGQRATITSEVIDGEITGKVEHIGLRIAKNDVLGTDPAAKTDVRVIEVRIKLDDSAKVSNLTNHQVKVKIEVLKS; from the coding sequence ATGGAGACTAAGCTTGAGACTAAGCCCAAACAATCGGGAGCAAAAATCCCAAATTATTGGGTTATATCTCTAATCGTTCTTGGCACTGCTCTATTGGGATTTAGTGCTTACTATGCCATCACCAGGGCGGGTAATGCTTCGCAAACAGCGCCAGCCACTTTACCAGTATCAGAGCCTAAAACTCCACCGGCAGTCAGCGCCCTCGGGCGTTTAGAACCGCAAGGAGAAACGATTAAAGTTGCCCCCCCATCTGCGCTTGGCAGCTCCCGCATTAGCAGGTTGTTGGTAAAAGAAGGGGATCGAGTACAAAAGGATCAGGTAATTGCGCTCCTGGACAGCTACGAGCGGACACTAGCAGCCGTCAAGCAAGCTGAAAGTCAAGTTGCCGTGCGGCAGAGCATTGTGGAGCAAGTCAAGGCTGGAGCTAAAACAGGCGATATCGAAGCCCAGAGAGCTAACATGATGTCCAGAAAAGCTAATTTAGCGCGCTGGCAAAATGAGCTGGAAATTGCTAAAAGCGACTTGCAGCGTTACGAGATGCTGGTTAAAGATGGAGCGGCTTCCGAGTTTCAGCGCGACAGTTACATGCTGAAAGTAAAAAGTTTGACCGGTCAGATCGCTCAAGCAAATGAAGATATCGCTCAAGCTGAAAATCTACTGAACAGCGTTGCAGAAGTGAGACCCACAGATGTGAGGGTGGCAGAAGCCCAACTGGCAAGCGCGATCGCCGATCTGGAAAAAGCAAAAGCCGATCTAGTCCTGACCGCAGTCAGGGCACCAATTGCCGGGCAAGTCCTCAAAATACATGCTAAATCCGGCGAAGCGGTTAACACTAACAATGGCGTACTTGAGCTAGGCAACACCAGCCAGATGTACGTGGTGGCTGAAGTTTATGAAACTGATATTGGCAAGGTAAAGGTAGGGCAGAGGGCTACAATTACCAGTGAAGTAATTGATGGTGAAATAACTGGCAAAGTCGAGCACATCGGTTTGCGAATTGCTAAAAATGATGTACTTGGAACCGATCCAGCCGCCAAAACTGATGTCAGAGTAATTGAAGTCAGAATCAAACTAGACGATAGCGCTAAGGTCTCTAATCTCACCAATCACCAGGTCAAAGTCAAGATCGAGGTTCTGAAGTCATGA
- a CDS encoding FtsX-like permease family protein, producing the protein MIFAVPLAWLQLTYEKSRLLVAIAGITFAVILMFMQIGFQDALFRSAIRLQSNLKGDLVLISPQSTNLVGMRNFSKRRLYQAAGIEGVKAIHNLYIGLAAWKIKESPSGQTRNILVLGADPNSDVFKLPGVSRENLEQIRLEDVVLFDRDSRPEFGPIVKECGADASLEDFTCHKPVFREVANRRLKIGGMFRMGSSFGADGTIITSETNFLRIFDNRREGLINVGIIELKPGTSPYEVMKQFIALLPGEEVLLAKENFTPDNQRIREVASDKTRVTISKKDLTIADIKKAGDLVDDDIRILTMDGFINFERSYWQRSTAIGFIFTLGTIMGFIVGIVIVYQILYTDVSDHMAEYATLKAMGYSNFYLSKVVLQEAFVLSILGFIPGLIVCIGLYALTRNATRLPLDMTLERGIQVLILTTIMCIISGAISLRKVQSADPAEIFA; encoded by the coding sequence ATGATTTTTGCCGTCCCGCTTGCCTGGTTGCAACTCACTTATGAAAAAAGTCGCTTACTAGTAGCGATCGCTGGTATCACGTTCGCGGTGATTTTGATGTTCATGCAGATCGGATTCCAGGATGCCCTATTTAGAAGTGCAATCCGCTTGCAAAGCAACTTAAAGGGCGATCTAGTCTTAATCAGCCCTCAATCCACTAACTTAGTTGGGATGAGGAATTTTTCTAAGCGCCGTCTGTATCAAGCCGCTGGCATTGAAGGTGTCAAAGCGATTCACAATCTCTATATTGGGCTGGCAGCTTGGAAAATTAAGGAGAGTCCGTCTGGGCAAACCCGAAATATTCTCGTATTGGGAGCCGATCCCAATTCCGATGTATTCAAATTGCCCGGAGTCAGTAGGGAAAATCTCGAGCAAATCAGATTGGAAGATGTCGTGCTATTCGATCGCGACTCTCGCCCTGAGTTTGGCCCGATTGTGAAAGAATGCGGCGCGGATGCAAGTTTGGAGGACTTTACCTGCCATAAGCCGGTTTTTCGGGAAGTTGCGAACCGTCGCTTGAAAATTGGCGGCATGTTTAGAATGGGTTCTTCTTTTGGTGCCGACGGTACGATAATCACCAGCGAAACCAACTTCCTGCGCATCTTTGACAATCGCAGAGAAGGACTGATTAACGTTGGCATTATTGAACTCAAACCTGGTACCTCCCCATATGAGGTCATGAAACAATTCATCGCTTTGCTCCCAGGCGAAGAGGTGCTTTTAGCCAAAGAGAATTTTACGCCAGATAATCAGCGCATTCGAGAAGTAGCATCCGATAAGACCAGAGTTACAATTAGCAAAAAAGATCTGACAATTGCGGACATCAAAAAGGCAGGCGACCTGGTTGATGATGATATCAGAATCCTGACGATGGATGGCTTCATCAATTTTGAGAGATCCTATTGGCAGCGCAGCACGGCGATCGGCTTTATCTTCACGCTCGGCACGATCATGGGCTTCATCGTCGGCATCGTGATTGTCTACCAGATCCTTTACACCGATGTATCCGATCACATGGCGGAATACGCCACCCTAAAAGCAATGGGATACAGCAATTTCTATTTATCTAAAGTCGTACTCCAGGAAGCGTTCGTGCTTTCCATTCTGGGTTTTATACCCGGTTTAATTGTATGTATTGGCTTATATGCGCTCACGCGCAATGCCACGCGCTTACCGCTCGATATGACCTTAGAACGAGGTATTCAGGTTTTGATCCTAACAACGATCATGTGTATCATTTCCGGTGCAATATCTCTGCGTAAGGTACAATCTGCCGATCCAGCCGAAATATTCGCCTAG
- a CDS encoding extracellular solute-binding protein → MHFPRRKFLQTSALFLLGACGAQTTSSNQPQPSPSNKITFWTMQLKPTFDAYMAEAIAAFTKQNPGTQVEWVDVPWGDMESKILSTIAANNIPDVVNLNPQFAAKLAEKKALLDMQTRLTPAEIEQYFPNIWKANQLGSVTFGLPWYVATDVTIYNRDLFQKAGIDPARPPKTYDELAKAAEQIKAKTGKYAFMLTMDGSQVLESMVQMGMNLLTADGKAGFNDAAGKAAFNYWVSLFQKQLIPREILNEGHRKAIELYQAGELAVLLTGPQFLKVVAQNAPDIAKVSDVSAQIVGSTGKKSAAVMNIVVPAGAKNVDLGVKFALFITNSENQLNFSKVENSLPSTVKSAADPYFTSLSDKASTTDKARTISASQLAQSEVLIPPAKDLDKLRKIIYEELQLAMLDRKNADTAVASAAERWNQLG, encoded by the coding sequence ATGCATTTCCCTCGAAGAAAGTTTCTGCAAACCAGCGCCCTGTTCCTATTAGGAGCCTGCGGCGCTCAAACAACCAGCTCAAACCAACCCCAACCATCACCTAGCAACAAAATTACTTTCTGGACGATGCAGCTGAAACCCACGTTTGATGCTTACATGGCAGAGGCGATCGCTGCATTTACAAAACAAAACCCTGGCACTCAAGTAGAATGGGTCGATGTGCCGTGGGGCGATATGGAGAGCAAGATTCTCAGTACGATTGCTGCCAATAACATCCCGGACGTGGTTAACCTCAACCCTCAGTTTGCTGCTAAGCTAGCTGAGAAAAAGGCTTTGCTGGATATGCAAACGCGATTAACTCCAGCCGAGATCGAGCAATACTTTCCCAATATTTGGAAAGCCAATCAATTAGGCAGCGTTACCTTTGGCTTGCCCTGGTACGTTGCCACCGATGTCACGATCTACAACCGCGATCTATTTCAAAAAGCAGGAATCGATCCCGCCCGTCCGCCCAAAACCTACGACGAACTTGCAAAAGCTGCCGAGCAGATCAAAGCTAAAACGGGCAAGTACGCTTTCATGCTGACGATGGATGGCAGCCAGGTGCTGGAGTCGATGGTACAAATGGGGATGAATTTACTAACTGCCGATGGTAAGGCAGGATTTAACGATGCCGCAGGTAAAGCTGCCTTTAATTACTGGGTGAGTCTATTCCAGAAACAATTGATACCGCGTGAGATTCTCAATGAAGGTCACCGCAAAGCGATCGAACTCTATCAAGCAGGCGAGCTAGCAGTTCTTCTCACGGGACCGCAGTTTCTCAAGGTGGTGGCTCAGAATGCCCCCGACATTGCCAAAGTCTCGGATGTGTCAGCCCAAATCGTTGGTTCTACAGGTAAAAAGAGCGCGGCTGTGATGAATATAGTCGTGCCCGCCGGTGCGAAAAATGTAGATCTTGGTGTCAAGTTTGCCTTATTTATCACCAATAGCGAAAATCAGTTGAACTTCTCTAAAGTTGAGAACTCTCTACCTTCGACTGTGAAATCCGCTGCCGATCCTTACTTTACTTCTCTAAGCGATAAGGCTTCAACTACTGATAAAGCTCGTACGATCAGTGCATCCCAACTGGCGCAATCAGAAGTGTTAATTCCCCCTGCTAAGGATTTAGATAAACTGCGCAAAATTATCTACGAGGAATTACAACTTGCAATGTTAGATCGAAAAAATGCCGATACTGCCGTTGCCAGCGCTGCCGAACGTTGGAACCAATTGGGATGA
- a CDS encoding glycosyltransferase, with the protein MIDISVIIPCFNHGDYIWDAIASVEASQDRDRPINYELIIINDGSTAETTLDVLNDLRDRGYTVIDIENQGLANARNHGIAIASGRYILPLDSDNKIRSEYMYKGIEILDRCPQVGVVYGDVEFFGGMTGIWALPDFDLYRLMIGNYIDACAVFRKQIWQECGGYDTNIPDKLGYEDWEFWLRVAKQGWQFHHIPEVMFDYRTRSDSMVQACKQPANQKRLVHYICAKHQDLYASRLADVIADKELVAFERMYEVERLKRELQHVQSDLEHLNHLNHQYQESEVRLSEHLQAARDRIAVLENTVAAMETSKFWKLRMLWLRIKRSVS; encoded by the coding sequence ATGATAGATATCTCTGTAATAATCCCGTGCTTCAACCACGGTGATTATATCTGGGATGCGATCGCCAGTGTCGAAGCCTCGCAGGATCGCGATCGGCCAATTAACTACGAACTCATTATTATCAATGATGGTTCGACGGCGGAGACAACGCTGGATGTTTTAAACGATCTGCGCGATCGCGGTTACACAGTGATTGATATCGAGAATCAAGGTTTGGCTAATGCCCGCAATCATGGCATTGCGATCGCATCCGGTCGCTATATTCTGCCCCTGGATTCCGACAATAAGATTCGCTCGGAATACATGTATAAGGGGATAGAGATTCTGGATCGCTGTCCTCAGGTTGGAGTTGTCTACGGTGATGTAGAGTTTTTCGGCGGGATGACGGGGATTTGGGCGCTACCGGATTTCGATCTATATCGCCTCATGATTGGGAACTACATTGATGCCTGTGCCGTATTTCGCAAACAGATTTGGCAAGAATGCGGCGGTTACGATACCAATATCCCTGACAAATTGGGCTATGAGGATTGGGAATTTTGGCTGAGGGTAGCCAAACAGGGATGGCAGTTTCATCATATTCCAGAGGTGATGTTTGACTATCGTACCCGTTCTGACTCTATGGTGCAGGCTTGCAAGCAACCCGCCAACCAAAAACGCCTGGTGCATTATATTTGCGCTAAGCACCAGGATCTATATGCATCCAGATTAGCTGACGTAATTGCTGATAAGGAATTGGTTGCCTTCGAGCGCATGTACGAGGTAGAGAGGTTAAAAAGAGAATTGCAGCACGTACAGTCCGATCTAGAGCACCTTAACCATCTAAATCATCAATACCAAGAGTCCGAGGTGCGTTTAAGCGAACACTTACAAGCTGCTAGAGATCGGATTGCCGTCCTGGAAAATACAGTGGCAGCAATGGAAACCAGTAAATTCTGGAAATTGCGCATGTTATGGCTAAGGATCAAACGATCGGTCTCCTAA
- a CDS encoding DUF6464 family protein: MDVSDLPTEIFTVSPDRSLTKIYLGWMPQPGNYLEVGGKTYLVLERRHRYHLRSGRYVPLKVALFVKPTQKPTEMNLVEGSWVIGDATCRYNARSEFIRCAVNPMGPCSGCSAWEALPESN; the protein is encoded by the coding sequence ATGGATGTGTCGGATCTACCAACCGAGATCTTTACGGTTAGCCCAGATCGATCGCTTACTAAGATTTACCTAGGGTGGATGCCGCAACCAGGAAACTACTTGGAAGTAGGCGGAAAAACCTATTTAGTTTTAGAGCGCCGCCATCGTTACCACCTGAGATCGGGACGCTACGTTCCTTTGAAAGTGGCTCTATTTGTCAAGCCTACGCAAAAACCTACAGAGATGAATTTGGTAGAAGGAAGCTGGGTAATTGGCGATGCCACCTGCCGATACAATGCGCGATCAGAATTTATTCGCTGTGCCGTTAACCCGATGGGACCATGTAGTGGTTGCAGTGCTTGGGAAGCATTGCCTGAGAGCAATTAG
- a CDS encoding superoxide dismutase: MAFELPALPFAADALESAHMSAQTFSFHHDKHHAAYVTNLNNLVKDTDLADKSLEEVIAISFKDPAKVGIFNNAAQVWNHTFFWHSLKPGGGGTPTGALLDKIVADFGSFDKFKEAFKTAATTQFGSGWAWLVSDNGTLKVTKTPNAENPMVHGQTALLTLDVWEHAYYLDFQNRRPDYIQNFLDNLVNWDFVAKNFAA, encoded by the coding sequence ATGGCGTTTGAACTTCCTGCTTTACCATTTGCTGCTGACGCACTAGAGTCAGCACATATGTCAGCGCAGACATTTTCATTCCACCATGACAAGCATCATGCTGCTTATGTCACCAATCTCAACAACCTGGTTAAGGATACGGATTTGGCGGACAAGTCGTTGGAAGAAGTGATTGCGATCTCCTTTAAAGACCCAGCTAAGGTGGGCATATTTAATAACGCCGCACAGGTTTGGAATCATACATTCTTTTGGCATAGCCTCAAACCGGGTGGGGGTGGTACGCCAACTGGTGCTTTATTAGACAAGATTGTCGCTGACTTCGGCAGCTTCGATAAATTCAAAGAAGCTTTCAAAACCGCAGCTACAACCCAGTTTGGCAGTGGCTGGGCCTGGTTGGTTTCGGACAACGGCACGCTGAAGGTCACCAAAACGCCTAATGCCGAGAATCCAATGGTACACGGTCAAACTGCGTTGCTGACCCTGGATGTGTGGGAACATGCCTACTATCTCGACTTCCAAAATCGCCGTCCTGACTACATCCAGAACTTCCTGGATAACCTGGTTAACTGGGACTTTGTGGCGAAGAACTTCGCTGCCTAG
- a CDS encoding NAD(P)H-quinone oxidoreductase subunit N — MPLIATDSIVKDLAKAGALAMRVPPEGGYEGRYQRRLRAAGYDVLSITARGLGDISSYLTGVHGVRPPHLGKKAVQTYFLPPQIQYRLSSLPPKSKGLVVWLIEGRYLSRQELEVLSQFPDRDARVKIVIETASDREVSWSPLKQVIAA; from the coding sequence ATGCCACTAATTGCAACTGACAGTATAGTTAAAGATTTAGCAAAGGCTGGAGCGCTGGCGATGCGCGTTCCCCCCGAAGGCGGGTATGAAGGACGCTATCAACGTCGCTTGCGGGCAGCCGGATACGATGTCCTGTCAATTACGGCGCGTGGTTTGGGCGATATATCCAGCTATTTGACTGGCGTGCACGGCGTGAGACCGCCCCATCTAGGCAAAAAAGCGGTTCAGACATACTTCTTGCCGCCCCAGATTCAATATCGTTTGTCTAGCTTGCCACCTAAGTCCAAGGGGTTAGTGGTCTGGCTGATTGAAGGCCGCTATTTGTCGCGGCAAGAACTGGAAGTATTGAGCCAATTCCCCGATCGCGATGCCCGCGTCAAAATTGTGATTGAAACCGCCAGCGATCGCGAAGTTAGTTGGTCTCCGTTAAAGCAAGTTATCGCAGCATAG
- a CDS encoding DUF3177 family protein — protein METLIRQFVWLDFRLAVLFTVLIPLGLLVWAFRDRSETVKRSLAIYWRVASLFAISVYLLIGGLPIAFLTVFAAKLLIPLSLWYWQDINEDIAMSRGALKAWYNVWRWATSAYCVVGAIFSATYIPCAFSPLGELSRTCKIWLEPPLAWRAIVHAGAPVENLGFWGIVGLIVYGLYLASFLFFSLPKQGRIAFRN, from the coding sequence ATGGAAACATTAATTCGACAATTTGTTTGGCTGGATTTCCGTCTAGCCGTTCTGTTTACCGTATTAATCCCTCTGGGACTGCTCGTTTGGGCATTTCGCGATCGCTCGGAGACAGTCAAACGCTCTCTAGCAATCTACTGGCGCGTAGCCAGTCTATTTGCCATTAGCGTTTACTTACTAATTGGGGGATTGCCGATCGCTTTCTTGACCGTTTTCGCAGCAAAACTCTTGATTCCACTATCTTTGTGGTACTGGCAGGATATCAACGAAGATATTGCCATGTCGAGGGGAGCGCTGAAAGCCTGGTATAACGTCTGGCGGTGGGCAACGTCTGCCTATTGTGTAGTTGGGGCTATATTCAGCGCTACATACATTCCGTGCGCGTTTTCTCCCTTGGGGGAACTCAGCCGCACCTGCAAAATTTGGCTAGAACCGCCACTAGCATGGCGAGCGATCGTTCATGCGGGCGCACCCGTAGAGAACCTCGGTTTCTGGGGGATTGTGGGGCTAATCGTCTACGGCCTGTACCTTGCTAGTTTCTTATTCTTTAGCTTGCCTAAGCAGGGTCGGATTGCTTTTCGTAACTAA